The Gossypium arboreum isolate Shixiya-1 chromosome 2, ASM2569848v2, whole genome shotgun sequence region AAGAATGCATAGAAAGATACGCTCATTTATCATGATAAAGAATCCATATCTGGTCCGCTAAATTTGCAGTTATGTTGTTTTTGGAAATGTAACGCTGAACATAGCTAGATATTGCCAGATACACTGTGGGGAAAATTACACCTGTGCAACGACGAGAGGTTAGAGCATCAGACTTTGGCCCCCGAGCAAGCTTTTGGATGAATTTTCCTAAAGTGGGATCACAATTGACACCTACCCATCAGTCTGATGATTTTAAGTGGAAAGATTACTGCCCAATGGTTTTCAGGTTATGATACTTCCACTTTTATGTAATATGGAGAATTTCTGTGTGCTATATATGTTTCTAATATAGTCACTAGGAATTTCTTAAGACCTTCCTAGTTTCAGTGAGGTCCTATGATTCAGTTTGAAGGTTCAGTCGATCTACTATTTAAAACTCCATGGCCTAATGTATCTTGTATGATATTGTACTATGTTTTTATTTCCCATGTTGAAACAAGTATAACTTCTTGTAGGAATCTAAGGGAGATGTTCAAGATTGATGCTGCCGACTACATGATGTCCATTTGTGGAAATGATGCTCTCAGGGAACTTTCTTCTCCTGGGAAAAGTGGTAGTATCTTCTTTCTGTCTCAAGATGATCGTTTCATGATTAAGACACTCCGGAAATCTGAAGTAAAGGTGGGGAGTCTCcgtttttactttatttatttatttatttatattctcTAGGAAACTAGCTTGAAGTAAAGGTTTTTTTGACTAAATTCTTGCATATAGGTTCTTCTAAGAATGCTTCCCAACTATCATCATCACGTGAGATCATATGAGAACACACTCATCACAAAGTTCTTTGGGCTTCACAGAATCAAACCATCTAGTGGTCAGAAGGTAATAACAGTAATGTTCTTTCATATGCCAGAGCGCATTTTACCTCAATCCATACAAGGTTCCTTCAAAGACTGGAATGCCTTTTGAACTAACAACCATGAACCTCGTCCTCTTTTTGCAGTTTCGCTTTGTAGTAATGGGAAATATGTTTTGCACCGAGTTAAGGATTCATAGAAGATATGACTTGAAAGGATCATCACAAGGGCGTTCTGCTGATAATGTTGAAATTGATGAGAACACAACGCTTAAAGATCTGGATCTCAACTACTGCTTTTTTTTGGAACCTTCTTGGCGAGATGCTTTATTAAGGTTCGCAAATTTTATGCCATACTTTCACAGTAGTTAGTCCAAGATTTGGTTTAACTATACAAATTTGTTTCTTTTCTATCCTACTGAAAGAGCATTCTTATATAATTGGTTTACCTCTCAATGCATGATTTTATtgcatttatattatatttttgcagGCAAATAGAGATTGATAGTAAATTTTTGGAAGCACAATGCATTATGGATTATAGCCTTTTGCTTGGTGTGCATTATCGGGCACCCCAGCATTTGAGGTCTCTCATGTCCTACAACAGAACGGACGGCCTAGGGAGTGTTGCAGAGGAAGGTGTGTATTATGAAAATTTGATCTTCCATTGGCAGTTTCTTCCAGCTCCTTTTAATTCTTTTCACAGATTTTATGAGTTAAGTATCTTTCAAGAATTCTCATCTGTTGACATACATAAGAGGTAGCCGAATCTGCGCAAAGAGAAAATAATTACTACATATTGATAGAAAAAATATTTAAGGTTAAATCACTATTTGGGGCTGAACTTGGCAACTATTTTCATATTGGGGCCTGAACTTTCTTTTGGTCTATGTTAGGTCTTGAACTTGACAATTGTTCCGACATTGTGTTTGAACTAGGCAGCTATTCTCACATTgggcttgaactttttttttccaAGTTAATCCCTGAACTTGGCAATTATTCACATATTGAGGTCTAAACTTGTTAACTATTCTTACATTGGGGCTTGAACTTTAGGGTTCTTAAGGAAATATCAAGGACTAACTTGGCCAAAAAAAAGTTTAAGCCCCAATGTGGAAACAATTGAAAAGTTTAAGGTCTAATTTGGAAAAAAAAGTTCAGGCCCCAATATAGGAACAATTGCCAAGTTCAGGCCCCAATGTGGGTATAGTTGTCAAGTTCAAGTCCTAAAAAGTGATTTAACCGAAAAATTTAAAATGTAGTTTGttagacaaaaaaataaaaaaagaaagatgagatgGCAAACTAACAACAAACTATGGTAAATAATTGGTACATGTATATCATGCATGGTACATAGCCTACAGCCAAATAATTGGTCTATGCAGTAGTTATCTGATTCTGATCCAATTTCTTGAATGCCTACTTTTGTAACATCCTAAAGGACAGTGGACTGATTTTGTAATCTATTGGTGTTTATATTTCAGAGGAAGATGAAATCACCAACTATCCACAAGGCCTTGTATTGGTCCCTCGTGGAACAGATGACAATAGTGTTGTTGCAGGTTCTCATATACGAGGTCGACGTTTGCGTGCATCAGCTGTAGGTGATGAAGAAGTAGACCTGCTTCTCCCTGGCACGGCAAGGTATGATAACTAAACATGTCATGCCGGCTTTTCCCGTTCTTGCAATATCAGATGACCATGAATAAATTTCTTGATTGTTGCCATAGTTGGGCTGCAATGGACTCGAGCTGAGCTCGAATGGTATAAACGTGACCCTTGAGCTTGATTCGAAACTCACAGTTCAATACTTAGCTTGAGCTCAATCGAGTATCATTTTCTAAACTTGGCTTGAGATTGCATTTGAAAATCTGATGGAATGTGTTATTTAACttggatttgaattttaattctataatctAATGCTAGtattaaacatattcaaatttaaagcAATTATGCAGTTCCggatttagataaaaaaaatttcaGATGTCTAATccaggtaaaagtaccatgaggCCTTTATACTAGGAGTTAGATTGCATTTCGcctcttttattaaaaaaaattggtaAATTAGCCCCTATACGTTAGATCAAAGAACAAACTGGttcttctgttaaaaattttatcaatttctactgttaaaaactgaTCACTATACATTAGCATAAGGTACGCATAGCACACCACGTGTTACCATCTAGAGATTCTATTAGTCATGtcaatttttaatagtataaatatataaaatttttaataaaaatgatcAATTTGCTCTTTTAATTCAATGTATAGAGACTAATTTTCCCACTTTTTGAGTAGAGAGAGCAAATTGCAATATGACTCCTAGGGCTTTCATGGTATTTACTGCCTAATCAACATTTATATCTATAAATAGCAATAAATTCTTAAGTTGTTTAAAGAGAAAAAGGGATAGTAGTGAGTACATACATATGCCCAAATAGGCTATTGTGAATCTCATGTAGCATGTTAGCTTTGATTCTTTATCCTTTGGGGTaatttatttcttcttttgtttatttttctcgAACAGACTCCAAATCCAGCTCGGAGTGAACATGCCAGCAAGAGCCGAACAGATTCCAGGAAAAGAAGAAAACATGTTCCATGAATCATATGACGTTGTGTTATATCTGGGAATCATTGACATTTTACAAGAGTATAACATGACTAAGAAGATTGAACATGCCTATAAATCTCTTCAGTTCGATTCACTATCCATATCTGCCGTCGACCCTACGTTTTACTCGCAACGGTTCTTGCAATTCATTCAGAAGGTATTTCCTCTGAATTCCATGAAAACTTGATGAAAAATGTGTTGGGTCCATATTGTCTTACTGTGAGTTAAAAAAATTGAGTGATTAGGACCCATAGGAGACACCATTTGCAATACTCTCTATGGTGATATTGCTGAAATACTTTGTTGTTCTTAGGAGCCGATTTTTAATGATTATGTTTATAGTGAGTATAGTTGCCTGCcattgtttttgtttcttgtatgatatatgtatgtatatgtactATTGGAATACATGTTCGATGCTTTGTTCTATTCTTTCGCGACTTTTTCAAACTAGTGGAAAAGGAATAGAAAGATAACCCAGCAAAAATGATCTGATCTAATAATAGTTCTTCTACTTTGAAGCTTAGACTAAAGCCATTGTTGACATTTGTCAGTTAGTTATTAGTTGGTGTTACTGTTCTTTGTGGGTTAAACTATCTTATGGGCAGACCGACGACGAAATTAGTCttaaaaagataattttttttttatcattacaTTATTTGAGGTGGGGAAAGAAAATGAATTGATTTCAACctgtaaattttgatataaaaataataatttaatcatttgaagTAAAATGGTACTATTATAAATTAAGAGTAAGCTAGTTCAAAAGTGACTTGAAATTTGTTAAATCGATTATCAAATATGTTgtttttcactaaaattaatttctgtttttaacgTTGAAACcagttaaattgattaaaataaattcatatttcttAATACAAAAATATTATGTGACATGATCAATAATGAATTGTTGATTTAAACGATCCTATAAGATTTTATAATGAAATCTTTAAATAGATGTCACctttaagttaaaataaaaaaaatcatacaaCTTAAACTCATCACTGATTATAAACGAATAACTTGGCCAATGTAACTACAATAAAGTCCAATCCAGCTATTTCTAAAAACACAATGAAGACTTGATTGTTCCCTTTTCTCGTGGTACTTTATAACATGCAAATAAGTAATTTTACTATATGATTCAAAATTAAATGGGTTAATTGCACAAGATTTCTCAATATCATGATTCAAAATTAAAGTATTGATATTGTATCAATCTCATCATTTCATTAACCTTTCCATTAGCTCAAGGTACTACCATGTATGAATATCTTAAATTTGACGTGTGAAAAAAAATACCCTAATTTTTAAGCGCATTATCTTTCAACACATCAATTCTAGTTTGCACTAAATCACAAAACGCCACTATGTAGTTTAactatttttttttcaagtaaTTCTTATGATTCTTCGATCTCACCACGTGAGTTCGAGGTAAACACCCTTGTTAATGCTAGGGTTTGTGACTTAACTATTGTTGCATGATTCTAGTAAAACATCATCCAAATCACTAAAAACAAGTAACTGCATTCTGTATGAGATTTTGTTCCTTGCAATAAAAGGGTAGATAATTGAATATCTGAATTTATTGAAGCCCTCGccctcccccaaaaaaaaaaaaaaacaacaagatAACTAGCCTATTAAATTCAATGAGAAGAAAGTATTTTGATCCTTAGCCTCAAAAAACCTTTGCTCTCAACTGCCCTAAAACACTGGCTAACCAATTTTCAAGAACCATTAGGTTTACTTTGTAGCTTTACTGGGTGGTGTGAGCACTAGCAGCTGCTTCAAAAACTCTCCAAGCCTCCGTTTCGGGTTCAGCTAGCTCCTGTGGGATCTGCATGGGTTTTTCAAGTGAGGGACACGTTATCGAAAGGAACATGTGAGATAGAAAACCTAGTGTGATGGCTAACCTTTCCGTATGTGTTAGTCTTTGTAGGAGAAGCTCCGTTTGCTAGTAACAATTGTATCACTTCCGCATGTTCACCTCGTGCTGCATGATGAAGAGGCTGACGAAAGAACACAAAGTAATCGTAAACGAGACTATGTAGTATGTAAAAAAGAACAACAATCTGGTCAATTTAAGGGTCATTTCAGTTCTGGTCATTTCAGATTCAGGTTATTTGGGTTGGTTGAGTAATCAGGTTTGGATTTTATGGCTCGGGTCGTTTTGGGTCAGGGCCAATTTTGATTTGAGCTGGACAGGTTTTGGTTTGTTGAGTGCTAAACATTCGCATTtccatttaataaataaaaactgACAGTAAAAGTACTATAGAGGCCTCTATATTAAGAGTCGAATTACATTTTATCCCCTCTACtaaaaaaaatgaacaaattagtgcctatacgttagatcaaagagcaaattgatcattttgttaaaaattacatccatttctactattaaaatatGGTCCCCATACATCTTGTTATTCCATCAAACACGGCAATTTTTAAGATGaatattttaacaaaaatgacTGATTTACTCTTTGATTTAACGTACAGAaattaatttgcccattttttagtACTTTTCCGAACTTTGACCAATGTGCAAATGAATGAGCCTAATAAAACAGAATTAATACAAATGGATGCCAAATAAAACCGAATAAAAATGGGTGAAGTGCCACTAGTATCAGTACTCACAGTATCACCTTCGGCGTCAACTGAATCTAGCATCCTTTTAAGACATCCACTGTTGCTGGCTCTGTCGAGTAGAAGCTGTACTATCTCAATAAATCCTGAAAACGTCAATAgtaaaggaaagaaacaaaagTCAGTACGCAATCAGATACGGAAGACTCTACACAAAAGTGGATAGCTTACCCCCGGCACAAGCATCATGCAGAGGAATAGCCCCATCTTCATCCTTGGCCTCCAAATTAGCCCCCCTTTCCAAAAGTAGCTGCAAGGGATTAATTCATCAATGATAAAGCTTTCAGGTTCGAACAAAGAAAACGACAACACCGGACGGACAACCAACCTGAACACAAGGCAGATAACCATAAAGGCAGGTAAGATGGAGAGCTGTGTCACCATCTTCTACAGGTTCATCAATGCTGCCATTAATGTTGTCTATACAATCAAGTGAACAATGAGACGTATTATTAGAAGATAAGTTAGTCAAGGACATCTTAGTGTCCAAGTGAGTCCAACTAAATCGACAAAAGAGAACAACATATCAGGTTTTCCATTCCAAGAACATGTTCAGTACCAAACAAAGAGCATAAACACTTACCATCTCAAGTGAAATCTACATGCGAGGATACATTTCTGTCATCGAGTAAAACATTGGGAAGTTTCTACTTTAGACCCACCAAAATTCATAAAATCATAAGTTAATAAATGGTAAAAATTATAGTCTCTccccaaatgataaaattttgatttagtccttttgaaaaCTATAAAGATGTAAGCCAATAAAATTTTTTTGGCTTCGCCCCTGGAAATAAACCATAATTCAAACAACAAATCATCATACAAACTAGTAAGACACTTAAATAAACATTAGATATGCTTAGAATTTGTCTCAACTACTGCTTCTTCCACTTTTCATATATGTATTACAAGCAATGATCAATCAATCATATTTGCAAAACTTTCATTTCTAAGTCACTAAGAATATAACAGTCACACACTAGAATCAACATCAAAGATGCTTCTTTACTTCATCTATTTTCCTATAAATATTTCCATCATTGGCCCACAGAACAAAGGGCAAAGGCACTGAATTTATAATCGGAGAAATGGGTTATCTTGAAGTcgataaaaaaacccaaaaaattaaGCATTTTAAGTTCCAAAGAAGGATAAGTTAGTGAAAAGGGGGGAAAGGAAACCTAGGGCGAGGCGAAGAGCGTTGAGGTCGCCGAGCTGGGCGGCGGCGGCGAGGTCGCGGAGGTGAGGAGGGATATCAGCTTCAAGGTCCATGTCGAGACCGTTTTCTTCAAAAAGAGGGTTTTCATCGTCTTCGTCATCTTCGAGCAATCCATTGCGTCTGCCTGGAACCGccattgttttttctttcttttgatttctctgtttttactttattttttttcctttgctTTGGTTTATACGGGAATCAACTTAGGTCTACTCTTTttgtatacttttatttttatattaatatttaggataaattacaCCGATATTCACTCAATTTTAATGTCAACAACAAAACAGTCactcaattttcaattcatttacttaattttaaaagCAGTCCTACTAACCATTTTTTATTACAAACATAACGGAATTcatttacttaattttaaaataaattctactaaatatttttttattaaagacATAAGGGAAAAATAACTTGACATTTAATCAGCTTCTTATTaccctttaattgatcaattgaagggtTTGTCGCCTAAGTAGGTagtaaaagaaaaaaggaagaaaaataaaagttttaCCCAAAAAATTCATTAACGAGACATAAAATCATCATTAACCTAAAAATTTAATTCATATCTCTCTTTCCATCTCTCTTCTATAATAAGAAAAAACGCATGAAAGCattaacccaaaaattaaaattcttcATAATCTTGTCTCTGATTTCATCTCTTCTtataggaaaaaaaaaacaaaaaaaacctaGAACATGTAAGAGCACAAGTTAATAAGAAATGATCCTCTTCTCAATTAGTGTCCAAATATCATCTTCTTCGcctctaaaaagaaaagaaaaatcggAAAAACTCTTCTCAAACTTAGGTATgcgggttttttttttattttggttagcGAAGAGTATTTGATTTTTTCAAATGGTTGaatcaatttttattaaattaaattaattgattatATTATAAAATCGATCTGATCAAGTTAAAGTTCAAGAATTAATATAACTAAATTGATTTTAAGTttgtcaatttattcaattaatcgacttttaattattagattttgGTAGTGATTATTGTAGCTATCTTTTGAGCCTTGATAAAGTGGGAAAACTATAATTAGTGTTGATGGAGTTGAATTTCAATATTCAAGTCCACGAGTTTGAGAATAGCGTGATAGATTATcacatttttcatgattttttaaataattaaacgtttggattattttgaattagattaatataatttttaatcaatttaaattcaaattataaacttttatgattatatcaagttagattcattttgaatttgaatttataGTATCTCGAAATTTCGAATTTTGAAGTATAGGTTTATTGATTGAGTGGCCAGCATGCAGAAAAGGCCTTTTGCCCTCAACAACCAACAAAAACATTAACTATAATCTAATTTGTACATGTAAATGTAGACCTCCTATGAGCCATGAATATTAAACACTTTAAGATTGGGATTGCTTTTCCAATAAGGTGAGAGGTGTTGAGACCACCATACATGTGCCAATGCCATATCAAACCATCCTTTTATTTCTCTCCATTCTTTGATTTTGAATCCAATAGTCTTCAACCAAAGTGGGTCACATTGCTTGGCTCTTCACTATCACCAAATGAGCTCATTTATCCTcgtatttttttttacaatcacATGGTATTTTTATCTGTTTTataatttgagtctagttttattcgAATCGAAATCAGTCGGTAAAAGTTAATCTAAATACTTGCAAAATAAGTaatttaaaaccatatatatatatatgtaagagtTTCTCTTGTCATCTTTTGTTGTAAAAACCTATCACGTATCAAGCTATTTAATGCAATATGTTGTCTTTAATTATTTAGACTTTTTTTTTGGTGAAGTTTGAAATAATATTGATATTCAATTTAAACTAAAATACTTTAGATAAAGACTTACATGCCAtagaatttaaattaaaataaatatgaaaaaatccCAGGAATTATCTAAATTAAGTGGCCAATTTGTTCCCTTCCACATGGGGAATCACTAGATTAGCTATATGGTTTTAAAGCTGAAATGCATGGGTGGAGGTGGAGCTGTTATATGTAATTAAACTCAAGCTTACAACTTTAGCTTTCTTGTGAACCAAAGAATCTAATCCCAACATTGTTGGTTGTGAAATTGACGGTCGCTACCTCATGTAAAtacctttaaaaaaattaatttgaatattAAAAAGAATACCTAAAACATGCAATCACGAAGTTTAAAAGAATAATTTCtataaattgtaaataaatttaaaaggagaaattattttatggatccTTTTCATTACATCATTTATTATcacttttcaattatttaataacattttagcaattttttcatgttattgacatataattttgataatttgtTTTACTTTAAACCCGAACTTGACCCCAAACCCTAAATCTTGAACATCAAATCTCAAACCTCAAACTTCAAACCCCAAACATTAAATCTTGAATCCTAAAACCCGAATCCCTAACCTCAAAATTCCAACTTAAACCATAAGTCTTAAACTTAAACCTCAAACCTTAAACCTAAGTTTAGGGTTCAAGGTTCATGATTAGAGGTTAGGGGTTTATGGCTCGGAGTTCGAGGCTCagggtaaaataaattattaaaattatgtgttaatgacataaaaaaattactaaaatatcattaaataattagaaatggaCCATAAATAATTTAATTGGAGGATACATAAAATAATTCCTCCAAAAAATACCTTAATTATCCAATACACCGTTCTTTCTTCTTGACTTATCTGCTAATTACtcttctatattattattattattatctgtcTCTTTCTTCCTATCACATTAGTTGTCACATGCTTCTCCAATTCATTAAGGAATAAAAGCTGGCCCCTAGAACctaaccccccccaaaaaaaaaagaaaaagaactttCATATGGATCAAACGACGCCATGAAAATACAAAAGGTAACATACTTCACCAAAGAATTTTCTTTCTTCATTAACATAGATCAAAGTTCAATTTAAAAGAATTATGAACAAATTTAGTGGAAAAAATAATTAATGTTGCACATTGAATTTAATAATGACAATCAACTAAAGAAGATGCTGAAAAAACCAGTAGTTTTCCCTTGGAAGCAAATGATAGTACTTTATTATTAGGTTCCTTGTGAAGATCATCTTCTGGGGCTGGAAGGTTAAGATCCAATTGCAGAACAGTCCTTGGTTTCTTCCGCTGTTCGCTTGTCCGGACGACGGTGTCTAACGTTGTTGTTGCCGTTGCCGGTGTCTTCGTGGTTGGAGCATTAGTTAATGTCCTATGCCTTCTCATATGACCTCCTAGAGCTTGTCCGGACGAGAACCCGGCACCACATATCGAACATTCATGAACCCTCGGTTTTTTACTTGTAATATGAAGCGAAAGTGTCGTAGCCATTTCGTTGAATTGATCATAATGACGATGATCTTCTTTGTTGTGATTGTTATTAATATCTTGATCGTTAACTACCTTGAATTTTTTGTGGCTCGCTCGATGCCCACCGAGTGCTTGGAATGAAGGGAAACACCGGTTACATGTCTTGCACTGATGAACATCCGTCTCCACCGCCGCCGCAGTGGACGGTTCCGATGGTGGTGGTGATGGTGGTTTCACTTTCCTTGTTTGACCTTGAGATAAAAGAAGTAAACAATTCGCCATATCTTGTTCtcgttcttctttttcttctgtaCTGCTTTCTGCTAAATCAAAAGATGTTGTAATTGTCGGAGAAACACCAACAGCTCCGCCACCACCTCCACTAgaagtggtggtggtggtggttgaAGCCACCACCGAAGTGAGAGGAGGAGACGAAGGCGGTGCTCTTGGACGTTTGGTGCGTTTACCTTTGATTATCTGCAACTG contains the following coding sequences:
- the LOC108467018 gene encoding uncharacterized protein LOC108467018, which encodes MAVPGRRNGLLEDDEDDENPLFEENGLDMDLEADIPPHLRDLAAAAQLGDLNALRLALDNINGSIDEPVEDGDTALHLTCLYGYLPCVQLLLERGANLEAKDEDGAIPLHDACAGGFIEIVQLLLDRASNSGCLKRMLDSVDAEGDTPLHHAARGEHAEVIQLLLANGASPTKTNTYGKIPQELAEPETEAWRVFEAAASAHTTQ
- the LOC108466300 gene encoding zinc finger protein ZAT5-like, coding for MDMMMMMMEGQDDDGVCCKDDDHQLQIIKGKRTKRPRAPPSSPPLTSVVASTTTTTTSSGGGGGAVGVSPTITTSFDLAESSTEEKEEREQDMANCLLLLSQGQTRKVKPPSPPPSEPSTAAAVETDVHQCKTCNRCFPSFQALGGHRASHKKFKVVNDQDINNNHNKEDHRHYDQFNEMATTLSLHITSKKPRVHECSICGAGFSSGQALGGHMRRHRTLTNAPTTKTPATATTTLDTVVRTSEQRKKPRTVLQLDLNLPAPEDDLHKEPNNKVLSFASKGKLLVFSASSLVDCHY